The following are from one region of the Polaribacter marinaquae genome:
- a CDS encoding pectate lyase — MPKKGILILFILIVVQTNYSQELAFPNAEGFGKYATGGRGGLTYVVTNLNDDGEGSLRKGIVKKGARTIVFAVSGTIELKSKLDVNKNKGNLTILGQTAPGEGITLRGYPFTIKANNVIVRYLRFRMGDENSVQGDALGVNNAKNVIIDHCSISWGTDENASFYNNKNFTLQWSIISEALNKSVHKKGAHGYGGIWGGVNVSFHHNLIANNNSRNPRFSGSKTTQNSENEFVDFRNNVIYNWGSNSIYGGEKGTYNLVNNYFKHGPATTSSKLDRIVSPSKPYGKFYVDGNYVYGYKEISKNNWKGGVQCDNPLATKLDNEINISGNTKTDKTQKAYKRVLKDAGASFFRDPVDQRIIKYVKKENAMVKNGIIDSQKEVGGWPLIIENKVGKDTDKDGIPDKWEQKNKLDHLKIDANLKTLSKTYTNIEMYSFSLVKECI, encoded by the coding sequence ATGCCCAAAAAAGGAATTTTAATTTTATTTATTTTAATAGTTGTTCAAACAAATTATAGCCAAGAACTTGCATTTCCTAATGCAGAAGGTTTTGGAAAATATGCTACTGGTGGTCGTGGAGGTTTAACTTATGTAGTTACCAATTTAAATGATGATGGAGAAGGTAGTTTAAGAAAAGGAATTGTAAAAAAAGGAGCAAGAACCATTGTTTTTGCAGTTTCTGGTACTATTGAATTAAAATCAAAATTAGACGTAAACAAAAACAAAGGGAATCTTACCATTTTAGGGCAAACAGCTCCTGGAGAAGGCATCACTCTAAGAGGTTATCCATTTACAATAAAAGCAAATAATGTTATTGTAAGGTATTTACGATTTAGAATGGGAGATGAAAACAGTGTTCAAGGAGATGCCTTAGGTGTTAATAATGCAAAAAATGTTATTATAGATCATTGTTCAATTAGTTGGGGTACAGATGAAAATGCTTCTTTTTACAATAATAAAAATTTTACTTTGCAATGGAGCATTATTTCAGAAGCTTTAAATAAATCAGTTCATAAAAAAGGAGCTCATGGTTATGGAGGTATTTGGGGAGGCGTAAACGTTTCATTTCATCATAATTTAATAGCCAATAATAATAGTAGAAATCCAAGATTTAGCGGTTCTAAAACAACTCAAAATTCAGAAAATGAGTTTGTAGATTTTAGAAATAATGTAATCTATAATTGGGGATCCAATAGCATTTACGGAGGTGAAAAAGGAACTTATAATTTGGTAAATAATTATTTTAAGCATGGTCCTGCAACTACTTCTTCAAAATTAGATAGAATTGTAAGTCCTTCTAAACCTTATGGTAAATTTTATGTAGATGGCAACTATGTTTACGGGTATAAAGAAATTTCTAAGAATAATTGGAAAGGTGGTGTACAATGTGATAATCCTCTTGCAACCAAGTTAGATAATGAAATCAATATTTCTGGAAACACAAAGACCGACAAAACGCAAAAAGCTTACAAAAGAGTTTTAAAAGATGCTGGTGCTAGTTTCTTTAGAGATCCTGTTGATCAGAGAATCATCAAATATGTGAAAAAAGAAAACGCCATGGTTAAAAACGGCATTATTGATTCTCAAAAGGAAGTTGGTGGATGGCCACTAATAATAGAAAATAAAGTAGGCAAAGACACAGATAAAGATGGAATTCCAGATAAATGGGAGCAAAAAAACAAATTAGATCATCTCAAAATCGATGCTAATTTAAAAACCTTAAGTAAAACGTATACAAACATAGAAATGTATAGTTTCTCTCTTGTTAAAGAATGTATTTAA
- a CDS encoding glycoside hydrolase family 88 protein, with product MKTIRFYSILFSLTFICIVSSCKKNTKEKINKTVTEKVVPENLKWSERMVLSEIERFPDPTLLDFRKKPKWSYTPGLVLSACAKVYEQTKNKKYYDYVYAYADQMIDSSGTIDTYKLSNQNLDMIKSGDVLLYLYPKTKEERFLIAMETLNGQLESQPKTSDGGYWHKKIYTNQMWLDGLYMAEPFHTRYAKEYINDKAKQQKIYNDVVHQFDLIQKHSRDQKTGLLYHGWDESKEQRWANKKTGNSENFWSRGMGWYGMALVDVLDFLPENHPRREKIIRYLNQYSEAVVKVQDESGLWWQVLDQPNKKGNYLEATGTAMFVYTLAKGVNKGYLPKSYLNFANKGYDGLINNLITVEDNGIVNLNKCCGVAGLGGKPYRDGSYEYYINELIRSNDPKGTGPFILASLELNR from the coding sequence ATGAAAACAATCAGATTTTACAGCATACTTTTTTCTTTAACTTTTATTTGTATAGTTAGCTCTTGCAAAAAAAACACAAAAGAAAAAATCAATAAAACAGTAACAGAAAAAGTTGTTCCTGAAAATTTAAAATGGTCAGAGAGAATGGTGCTTTCAGAAATAGAGCGTTTTCCAGATCCTACCTTGTTAGATTTTAGGAAAAAACCAAAATGGAGCTATACTCCAGGTTTGGTTTTAAGTGCTTGTGCCAAGGTTTATGAGCAAACAAAAAACAAAAAATACTACGATTATGTCTATGCGTATGCAGACCAAATGATTGATAGTTCAGGAACTATAGATACTTATAAATTATCAAATCAAAATTTAGATATGATAAAATCTGGGGATGTTTTATTATACCTATATCCAAAAACTAAAGAAGAGCGTTTTTTAATTGCGATGGAAACTTTAAACGGTCAATTAGAATCGCAACCAAAAACGTCAGATGGAGGTTATTGGCATAAGAAAATTTACACAAATCAAATGTGGTTAGATGGTTTATATATGGCAGAACCTTTTCATACACGTTATGCAAAAGAATACATAAATGATAAAGCTAAACAACAAAAAATCTATAATGATGTAGTACATCAATTTGATTTAATTCAAAAACACAGTCGTGATCAAAAAACAGGATTACTATACCATGGTTGGGATGAAAGTAAAGAACAACGTTGGGCAAATAAAAAAACGGGAAACTCAGAGAATTTTTGGTCTAGAGGAATGGGATGGTATGGAATGGCATTGGTAGATGTGTTAGATTTTTTACCAGAAAATCATCCTAGAAGAGAAAAAATTATTAGATATTTAAATCAATATTCAGAAGCTGTTGTTAAAGTTCAAGATGAGTCTGGTTTGTGGTGGCAAGTTTTAGATCAACCAAATAAAAAAGGCAATTATTTAGAGGCTACAGGTACTGCAATGTTTGTGTATACCTTAGCAAAAGGAGTAAATAAAGGGTATTTACCCAAATCTTATTTAAACTTTGCAAATAAAGGGTATGATGGTTTAATTAACAATTTAATTACTGTTGAAGATAATGGAATTGTAAACCTAAACAAATGTTGTGGAGTTGCAGGTTTAGGTGGTAAACCTTACAGAGATGGATCATATGAATATTATATTAACGAATTAATACGTTCTAATGATCCCAAAGGAACAGGTCCATTTATTTTAGCAAGTTTAGAGTTAAATAGATAG
- a CDS encoding glycoside hydrolase family 28 protein: protein MNINKTILALSIFLTTLISCKEQTAKKANFFDEADKIIESINIKQFNNLTLNIKDLGAVADAKTLNTSIINAAIDSCNAAGGGKVIIPPGDFLTGPIVLKSNVNLHLEEGANVLFSKNYKEYLPVVHTSYEGQELMNYSPLIYAYKQKNIAITGKGVFNGQASNKNWWPWAGKDTYGYIKGTPNQKDSINLPRLWEMSNNNTPVSERIFGEGYQLRPTFIEPFECENVLIQGVTITNAPFWVIHPIKSNYVRVDGVTVNSHGPNNDGCDPEYSKNVHITNCTFNTGDDCIAIKSGRNNDGRVVNIPSENIVVENCEMKDGHGGVVLGSEISAGVRNVYVRNCNMDSPNLDRAIRIKTNTLRGGFVENVFVKNIKVGQVKEALLRINTYYGTYANQEGKFIPTIKNIYLEDITVENSGKYGILIKGRKQSPVENVSLTNVHIKNAKTPISVENSEPLVFKNSSINGKKY, encoded by the coding sequence ATGAACATTAACAAAACAATTTTAGCGCTTTCAATATTTTTGACGACTTTAATTTCTTGTAAAGAACAAACTGCAAAAAAGGCAAATTTTTTTGACGAAGCTGATAAAATAATCGAAAGCATCAACATAAAACAGTTTAATAATCTTACTTTAAATATAAAAGATTTAGGTGCTGTAGCAGATGCTAAAACTCTAAATACATCCATTATTAATGCAGCAATAGATTCTTGTAATGCTGCTGGTGGAGGAAAAGTAATTATTCCTCCAGGAGACTTTTTAACAGGGCCAATTGTTTTAAAAAGTAATGTGAATTTACACTTAGAAGAGGGCGCGAATGTCCTTTTTTCTAAAAATTATAAAGAATATTTGCCTGTTGTACATACTTCTTACGAAGGTCAAGAATTAATGAATTATTCTCCATTAATTTATGCTTACAAACAAAAAAATATAGCCATTACTGGTAAAGGTGTTTTTAACGGCCAAGCGAGTAATAAAAACTGGTGGCCATGGGCAGGTAAAGATACCTATGGATATATTAAAGGAACTCCTAATCAGAAAGACAGCATAAACTTACCAAGATTATGGGAAATGTCTAATAATAATACACCCGTTTCTGAGCGAATTTTTGGAGAAGGCTATCAACTTCGTCCAACATTTATTGAACCTTTTGAGTGCGAAAATGTATTAATTCAAGGGGTAACAATTACAAACGCTCCTTTTTGGGTAATACATCCTATAAAATCAAATTATGTTAGAGTTGATGGAGTAACAGTAAATAGCCATGGGCCAAATAATGATGGTTGTGACCCAGAATACAGCAAAAATGTTCATATTACAAATTGCACTTTTAATACAGGTGATGATTGTATTGCCATAAAGTCTGGTAGAAATAATGATGGAAGAGTGGTTAATATTCCTAGTGAAAATATTGTAGTAGAAAATTGTGAAATGAAAGATGGTCATGGAGGAGTGGTTTTAGGTAGTGAAATTTCTGCAGGTGTAAGAAACGTATACGTTAGAAATTGTAATATGGATAGCCCCAATTTAGATAGAGCAATTAGAATAAAAACGAATACTTTAAGAGGAGGCTTTGTAGAAAATGTTTTTGTAAAAAACATTAAAGTTGGGCAAGTAAAAGAGGCGCTTTTAAGAATTAACACATACTATGGAACCTATGCAAACCAAGAAGGAAAATTTATACCAACTATTAAGAATATTTATTTAGAAGATATTACTGTAGAAAATAGTGGTAAGTATGGTATTTTAATTAAGGGTAGAAAACAAAGCCCTGTAGAAAATGTGTCGTTAACCAATGTACACATCAAAAATGCAAAAACGCCAATATCAGTAGAGAATTCAGAACCTCTTGTCTTCAAAAATTCATCAATAAACGGAAAAAAATATTAA
- a CDS encoding RagB/SusD family nutrient uptake outer membrane protein, translated as MKKIKSILILGVLTLTLFNSCREFESDFLDAPVKSSLEESLIFSNAGLARGAVDGILEPMGQTNSYRGRHIPNYGFNTDVEWHYNSASVGNATGELAIYDAKPNNTSMNRDNSSWAMIYRGIERANICIVGIREYGNPEPGNELGQLLGEALTLRALYYSDLLKTWGDVLARFEPITSETVYIEKSSRDVIYKQIIADLGEAAELVAWPNESSATTTVEKVNKAFVKGLRARVALAASGFQQYPVDGVRRSNDPDLSVDKMYRLALDECIDVINSGTASLETSFETLWRKLNEENISAGGESLWEIPFADGRGRVNFSFAIRHRSVDQYTGQARGGTAGPLPTVFYDYDEKDIRRDITCIPYQWGTAVDGVSQQELVDLNTWYFGKYRYEWMNRYVTSSNDDGVNKIYMRYAEILLMAAETANELEGVAAAAPYLKQIRRRAFDSSDHPTKVENYVNNISSKEEMFQAIVNEHGYEFTGEMERKQALIRWNLLGENLRKAKEKMANLKNRTGEYTDVPVTLYYKYEEDEETLNIYGLNRGETENPGVEYSAKDWTNLQDDRINALFKEGVDPDTRQFWPIWQVFIDNSNGKLYNDYGY; from the coding sequence ATGAAAAAAATAAAATCAATATTAATTTTAGGAGTACTTACACTTACTCTTTTCAATTCTTGTAGAGAATTTGAAAGTGATTTTTTAGATGCTCCAGTAAAATCTTCATTAGAAGAGTCTTTGATTTTTTCTAATGCAGGTTTAGCAAGAGGTGCTGTAGATGGTATTTTAGAGCCAATGGGACAAACAAATTCTTATAGAGGTAGACACATTCCTAACTATGGTTTTAATACAGACGTAGAATGGCATTACAATTCTGCTTCTGTGGGTAATGCTACTGGAGAACTAGCAATCTATGATGCTAAGCCAAATAACACTTCAATGAATAGAGATAATAGCTCTTGGGCAATGATTTATAGAGGTATTGAAAGAGCAAATATTTGTATAGTAGGTATCCGAGAATATGGTAATCCAGAGCCTGGTAATGAATTAGGTCAATTGTTAGGAGAAGCTTTAACATTAAGAGCCTTGTATTATAGCGATTTACTAAAAACTTGGGGAGATGTACTTGCGCGTTTTGAACCTATTACTTCAGAAACTGTATATATCGAAAAATCTAGCAGAGATGTTATTTATAAACAAATAATTGCAGACTTAGGAGAAGCAGCTGAGTTAGTTGCATGGCCAAATGAATCATCAGCAACAACTACAGTAGAAAAAGTAAATAAAGCTTTTGTTAAAGGATTAAGAGCACGTGTAGCATTAGCTGCAAGTGGTTTTCAACAATACCCAGTTGATGGAGTTCGTAGAAGTAATGATCCAGATTTATCTGTAGATAAAATGTACAGATTAGCTTTAGACGAGTGTATAGACGTAATTAATAGTGGTACAGCTTCGTTAGAAACATCTTTTGAAACACTATGGAGAAAATTAAATGAAGAAAATATTTCTGCAGGAGGAGAATCTCTTTGGGAAATTCCGTTTGCAGATGGTCGTGGTCGTGTAAACTTCTCATTTGCAATTCGTCACAGAAGTGTAGACCAATACACAGGACAAGCAAGAGGAGGTACTGCAGGTCCATTACCAACAGTTTTTTACGATTATGATGAAAAAGATATAAGAAGAGATATTACCTGTATACCTTATCAATGGGGTACTGCTGTAGATGGTGTTTCACAACAAGAATTGGTAGACTTAAATACGTGGTATTTTGGTAAATATCGTTACGAGTGGATGAATAGGTATGTTACTTCTTCTAACGATGATGGTGTTAATAAAATTTATATGCGTTATGCAGAAATTCTTTTAATGGCAGCCGAAACTGCAAATGAATTAGAAGGGGTTGCTGCAGCTGCACCATATTTAAAACAAATTAGAAGAAGAGCTTTTGATTCTAGTGATCATCCAACAAAAGTAGAGAACTATGTAAATAATATTAGCAGTAAAGAAGAAATGTTTCAAGCTATTGTAAATGAACATGGGTACGAATTTACAGGAGAAATGGAACGTAAGCAAGCACTTATACGTTGGAATTTGTTAGGTGAAAATTTAAGAAAAGCAAAAGAGAAAATGGCTAATTTAAAAAATCGTACAGGAGAATACACTGACGTACCAGTAACCTTATATTACAAATATGAAGAAGATGAAGAAACATTAAACATCTATGGATTAAATAGAGGAGAAACAGAAAATCCTGGTGTAGAGTATTCTGCTAAAGATTGGACAAATTTACAAGACGACAGAATAAACGCTTTGTTTAAGGAAGGTGTAGATCCAGATACAAGACAATTTTGGCCAATTTGGCAAGTATTTATAGATAATAGTAATGGTAAATTATATAACGATTACGGATACTAA
- a CDS encoding DUF4861 family protein has product MKKLAILSILFFAFYACKKNSETPKTSSNSSTKTYAEISMAQGGEWVDGPRNHKEYKNGKFFKNVNKVNVPQQHTDHTWYLRYEGPGWENNKVGYRLYLDWRNAIDVFGKKVDSLVLPYVGQDGFDSYHEPSAWGQDILKAGKSMGIGGFGRLVLDTIVHFQKVEKTIATIENTEKSSAINIHYKNWKSGNDSIDLKAKLAIFSEDRFTKASLTPSKEISGLSTGIVIAKNIPVIKKEGAKWAYIATYGKQTLANPPDNLGMALFYNLDDVDSQTLGQHDHLVTFKPTTKTITYYFLAAWEQELNGIKTEEEFLKDINKKLASLEATNNIN; this is encoded by the coding sequence ATGAAAAAATTAGCCATTCTTTCAATCTTATTTTTCGCTTTTTACGCATGTAAAAAAAATAGCGAAACACCAAAAACTAGCTCAAATTCTTCAACAAAAACTTATGCTGAAATTTCAATGGCACAAGGAGGAGAATGGGTAGATGGCCCAAGAAATCATAAAGAATATAAAAATGGTAAATTTTTTAAAAATGTAAATAAAGTAAATGTTCCCCAACAGCATACAGACCATACCTGGTACCTTCGTTACGAAGGTCCAGGTTGGGAAAATAACAAAGTGGGATATCGTTTGTATTTAGATTGGAGAAATGCAATTGATGTTTTTGGTAAAAAAGTAGACTCTTTGGTTTTGCCTTATGTTGGTCAAGATGGTTTTGATTCATATCACGAACCTTCAGCTTGGGGCCAAGATATTTTAAAAGCAGGAAAATCTATGGGAATTGGTGGTTTTGGAAGATTAGTTTTAGATACCATAGTCCATTTTCAAAAAGTAGAAAAAACAATAGCAACTATAGAAAATACAGAAAAAAGTTCAGCTATAAATATCCATTATAAAAATTGGAAATCTGGTAATGATAGTATCGATTTAAAAGCAAAATTAGCTATTTTTTCGGAAGATCGTTTTACAAAAGCAAGCTTAACTCCTTCAAAAGAAATCTCTGGATTATCAACAGGAATTGTAATTGCGAAAAACATTCCAGTAATTAAAAAAGAAGGTGCAAAATGGGCATATATTGCTACCTATGGCAAACAAACTTTGGCAAATCCACCAGACAATTTAGGAATGGCATTATTTTATAATTTAGATGATGTAGATTCTCAAACTTTAGGTCAACACGATCATTTGGTAACTTTTAAACCAACAACTAAAACAATTACATATTACTTCTTAGCTGCTTGGGAACAAGAATTAAATGGTATAAAAACTGAAGAAGAATTCTTAAAAGACATCAATAAAAAATTAGCTTCTTTAGAAGCCACAAACAATATTAATTAA
- a CDS encoding DUF5123 domain-containing protein, protein MKLNNIIKVLFLAVLCISFSSCITSYDEDVIEELSIKREFAPVDLTARVRNQTNVELNWALRDQVTNFVVEFSADDPTFSTIFLSQEVSAEDLPVQIRLEGETVYSIRVKAVSSRGLEDSTWALGEARTLTEQIILPSEAGDIQALSATLRWEAGLNVTHFILEPGSIIYDITTQDKTAGIATITDLTSETEYTATLYNNDKVRGTASFTTGIDVGNNTLALPTDDIFKIIADAAPGDIILFEQGDYTDQVGRITLDKSITLRGLRPDFKPQLKVSFALESGATDVNLIDLDLTGDLPLELTDMIRYSGVGNYNSLLVSGCNVHDYDRSFIAGNVTDAIIQSITVENSIVTNVLTNGGDFIDFRSSDVFNVNVNTSTFNNCAPGRDFFRIDDSGTSTRSGLTCNIILDSSTIYACSNSSSKRLMYVRFQDNKITVKNTLITDTDSEGYSDQSRTDPNPTFLNNNYWNADGFFNSSQKISDQSGTNTVLDPGYVDAANGDFTITNQTLLDNAVGDPRWRQ, encoded by the coding sequence ATGAAACTAAACAATATAATAAAAGTACTATTTTTAGCTGTATTATGCATCAGTTTTTCTAGTTGTATAACTAGTTATGATGAAGATGTTATAGAAGAGCTTTCTATTAAAAGAGAATTTGCGCCAGTAGACTTAACAGCAAGAGTTAGAAATCAAACAAATGTAGAGTTAAATTGGGCTTTAAGAGATCAGGTTACAAATTTTGTGGTAGAATTTAGTGCAGATGATCCAACTTTTTCTACAATATTTTTATCACAAGAAGTATCTGCAGAAGATTTACCAGTGCAAATAAGGTTAGAAGGAGAAACTGTTTATTCAATAAGAGTAAAAGCTGTAAGTTCTAGAGGTTTAGAAGATTCTACTTGGGCATTGGGTGAAGCAAGAACCTTAACAGAACAAATTATTTTACCTTCAGAAGCTGGAGATATTCAAGCATTATCTGCAACTTTAAGATGGGAAGCTGGTTTAAATGTAACTCATTTTATATTAGAACCTGGTAGTATAATATATGATATAACCACACAAGATAAAACAGCTGGTATTGCTACAATAACAGATTTAACTTCAGAAACAGAGTATACTGCAACACTTTACAATAATGATAAAGTTAGAGGAACCGCTTCTTTTACCACTGGTATAGATGTAGGAAATAACACATTAGCGCTTCCAACTGATGATATTTTTAAAATAATTGCAGATGCTGCTCCAGGAGATATAATACTTTTTGAGCAAGGAGATTATACAGATCAGGTAGGTAGAATAACTTTAGATAAATCAATAACTCTAAGAGGTTTAAGACCAGATTTTAAACCCCAATTAAAAGTTAGTTTCGCTCTAGAAAGTGGAGCAACTGATGTTAATTTAATCGATTTAGATTTAACTGGAGATTTACCATTAGAATTAACAGATATGATAAGGTATAGTGGTGTTGGAAATTATAATTCTCTTTTAGTAAGTGGTTGTAATGTACACGATTATGATCGTTCTTTTATAGCAGGTAATGTAACAGATGCAATTATTCAGTCTATAACTGTAGAAAATTCTATAGTAACAAATGTATTGACTAATGGAGGTGATTTTATCGACTTTAGGTCTTCTGATGTTTTTAATGTAAATGTTAATACAAGTACATTTAATAATTGTGCTCCAGGTCGTGATTTCTTTAGAATTGATGATTCAGGTACGTCAACTCGAAGTGGTTTAACATGTAATATTATATTAGATAGCTCTACCATTTATGCTTGTTCAAATTCTTCGAGTAAAAGGTTGATGTACGTTAGATTTCAGGACAATAAAATTACCGTAAAAAATACTTTAATTACAGATACAGATTCAGAAGGATATTCAGATCAAAGTAGAACAGATCCAAATCCAACATTTTTAAACAATAATTATTGGAATGCAGATGGCTTTTTTAATAGTAGTCAAAAAATATCAGATCAATCAGGCACAAATACTGTTTTAGACCCTGGTTATGTAGATGCAGCCAATGGAGATTTTACAATAACAAACCAAACTTTATTAGATAATGCTGTTGGAGACCCACGTTGGAGACAATAG
- a CDS encoding glycoside hydrolase 43 family protein has translation MRCLINLVVLFFTIFVFAQKPYVSEVWVADNGDGTYKNPIIYADYSDPDVVRIGDDYFMTASSFNAAPGLPILHSKDMISWKLVNYALKEQVPKDVFNIPQHGNGVWAPSIRYHNNEVYIYWGDPDFGIYMVKTKDPFSDWEKPVLVMAGKGLIDPSPLWDDNGDAYLVHAYAGSRRGVKSLLTVNKMNPEGTKVLDAGIHVFDGHENHSTVEGSKFYKRNGYYYIFAPAGGVATGWQLVLRSKNIYGPYEEKVVLEQGSTKINGPHQGAYVETPNGESWFYHFQDVDAYGRIVHLQPMTWKNDWPVMGKDFDGNGIGEPVASHKKPKIDKTYSIETPVETDNFEDFNIGLQWQWQANPDVVWHAKLPGNNFLRLFSIKVPKVAPNLWNTPNLLLQKFPAPNFTATTQVKLVPEEVTEGKSAGIIVMGMDYASLVITHDANGFYVQQKEAINAIEGAKEVINEQKRLASNTVYFKVKVTAPDAMCQFLYSENGKKFKKIGKPFKAKEGKWIGAKIGLFSISTEEAKRGSYADFPFFKISK, from the coding sequence ATGAGGTGTTTAATAAATTTAGTAGTTTTATTTTTTACAATATTTGTTTTTGCTCAAAAACCCTATGTTTCTGAGGTTTGGGTTGCAGATAATGGAGATGGAACTTATAAAAATCCAATAATTTATGCAGATTATTCAGACCCTGATGTGGTTAGAATTGGTGATGATTATTTTATGACAGCATCAAGTTTTAATGCAGCTCCAGGTTTACCAATATTACATTCTAAAGACATGATAAGCTGGAAATTAGTTAACTATGCATTAAAAGAGCAAGTTCCTAAAGATGTTTTTAACATTCCACAACATGGTAATGGCGTTTGGGCTCCAAGTATTCGCTATCATAATAATGAAGTATATATTTATTGGGGAGATCCAGATTTTGGAATTTATATGGTAAAAACCAAAGATCCATTTTCTGATTGGGAAAAACCAGTTTTAGTAATGGCAGGTAAAGGACTTATAGATCCTTCTCCTCTTTGGGATGATAATGGTGATGCATACTTAGTTCATGCTTACGCAGGTAGTAGAAGAGGTGTAAAAAGTTTATTAACGGTAAATAAAATGAATCCTGAAGGAACCAAAGTTTTAGATGCTGGAATTCATGTTTTTGATGGTCACGAAAATCATTCCACTGTTGAAGGTTCAAAATTCTATAAGAGAAATGGATATTATTATATTTTTGCTCCAGCAGGAGGCGTTGCTACAGGTTGGCAATTGGTATTAAGGTCTAAAAACATTTATGGCCCTTATGAAGAAAAAGTTGTGTTAGAACAAGGATCTACAAAAATTAATGGGCCTCATCAAGGTGCCTATGTAGAAACTCCAAATGGAGAATCTTGGTTTTATCATTTTCAAGATGTAGATGCGTATGGTAGAATTGTACATTTACAACCCATGACTTGGAAAAATGATTGGCCTGTAATGGGTAAAGATTTTGATGGTAATGGAATTGGAGAGCCTGTTGCATCACATAAAAAACCTAAAATCGATAAAACCTACTCAATAGAAACACCTGTAGAAACAGACAATTTTGAGGATTTTAATATTGGTTTGCAATGGCAATGGCAAGCAAATCCAGATGTGGTTTGGCATGCAAAATTACCAGGTAATAATTTTTTAAGATTATTCTCTATTAAAGTACCAAAAGTAGCTCCAAACCTTTGGAATACACCTAATTTGTTATTGCAAAAATTTCCAGCACCAAATTTTACAGCAACAACTCAAGTAAAATTAGTTCCTGAAGAGGTTACTGAAGGTAAATCTGCAGGAATCATTGTAATGGGAATGGATTATGCTAGTTTAGTAATTACACATGATGCAAACGGATTTTATGTTCAGCAAAAAGAAGCCATCAACGCCATAGAAGGAGCAAAAGAAGTTATAAATGAGCAAAAACGCTTGGCATCTAACACTGTATATTTTAAAGTAAAAGTAACTGCTCCAGATGCAATGTGTCAATTCTTATATTCAGAAAATGGCAAAAAATTTAAAAAAATAGGAAAACCCTTTAAAGCTAAAGAAGGAAAATGGATTGGTGCTAAAATCGGTTTATTTTCAATTAGTACAGAAGAAGCAAAAAGAGGAAGTTATGCCGATTTTCCTTTTTTTAAAATTTCTAAATAA
- a CDS encoding T9SS type A sorting domain-containing protein, with the protein MYPNPVKNRLFINFNEKTEKIQVYNTFGRVIKSNTNLNNIDLSDLKNQLI; encoded by the coding sequence TTGTATCCAAATCCTGTTAAAAACCGATTATTTATAAATTTTAATGAAAAAACAGAAAAAATTCAAGTTTATAATACATTTGGTAGGGTAATTAAAAGTAATACCAATCTCAATAATATCGATTTAAGTGATTTAAAAAATCAGCTTATATAG